A single genomic interval of Spinacia oleracea cultivar Varoflay chromosome 6, BTI_SOV_V1, whole genome shotgun sequence harbors:
- the LOC130463434 gene encoding uncharacterized protein, producing MPPHQGYQQQSPETSATPEPNMGDLYKLIANMQKTTEIAQKNHDESIKELKNQNRMLENQVAQLADTLSQRKPGTLPGQPTPPQNIESANAITIRSGTKYDGPPMPIDDATLAEENTYGPEKAIDAEPQVPEVDNADDVGANKGKEKISDSLPIVPKLPFPHRMQKTKVDQQLGKFLAMVKNLEVTVPFTDLISQVPVYAKFLKEMITKKRDYGGVERVALTEECSAILQNKSPPKLKDSGSFSIPCHVGALFIYKALCDLGASVSVMPLSVCNRLNMGKLRCTQITLQMADRSIKYPLGILEDVLVRVGKFYIPVDFVVLDMEEDCQIPIILGRPFLCTARTVIDVKSGSLTLSVGDDTVTFNLTNAVKSPMLENTCCRINIVEEISLDNMPRMLYDDLLLATLTLEARKGEGDCEIDSLISDLDGSEAEVLETVCSISEPQVTKVELKPLPSHLKYAFLDDNEDFPVIVNAALDDSQLSKLLTVLCMHKKAIGYSIDDLKGISPNFCMHRINLEADHRPRIQPQRRLDLNM from the coding sequence ATGCCCCCGCACCAAGGCTATCAACAACAATCCCCTGAGACCAGTGCTACTCCAGAGCCTAACATGGGTGATCTGTATAAGCTCATTGCAAATATGCAGAAGACCACAGAGATAGCCCAAAAGAACCATGATGAGAGCATCAAAGAGTTGAAGAATCAGAATAGAATGTTGGAGAACCAAGTTGCTCAACTTGCTGACACTCTATCTCAAAGGAAACCGGGTACACTACCAGGGCAACCTACTCCGCCCCAGAATATAGAAAGTGCCAATGCTATCACTATTAGAAGTGGCACTAAATATGATGGACCCCCGATGCCCATTGATGATGCAACTCTTGCCGAGGAGAACACATATGGACCAGAGAAAGCAATTGATGCAGAGCCTCAAGTCCCGGAAGTTGATAATGCTGATGATGTTGGTGCAAACaaggggaaagagaagattTCTGATTCTCTCCCTATTGTGCCTAAGTTACCTTTCCCTCACCGGATGCAGAAAACTAAGGTCGATCAACAACTTGGTAAGTTCTTGGCAATGGTCAAGAATCTTGAGGTAACGGTCCCTTTTACTGATTTAATATCTCAAGTTCCTGTTTATGCAAAATTTTTGAAAGAGATGATCACTAAGAAAAGGGATTATGGTGGTGTGGAGAGAGTCGCTTTAACCGAAGAGTGTAGTGCCATattgcaaaataagtctccacccaaactTAAGGATTCGGGTAGTTTTTCCATCCCCTGTCATGTAGGTGCATTGTTCATTTATAAAgcattatgtgatttaggtgcaagtgtgtctgtcatgcccctTTCTGTCTGTAATAGGTTGAATATGGGAAAACTTAGATGCACACAAATCACGTTGCAAATGGCAGATCGTTCTATAAAGTATCCCTTGGGTATTTTGGAGGATGTTCTTGTCCGGGTAGGGAAATTCTacattcctgttgattttgtgGTGCTAGATATGGAGGAGGATTGTCAAATTCCCATAATTTTGGGTAGGCCATTTTTATGTACTGCGAGAACTGTTATTGATGTCAAGTCTGGGTCTCTTACTTTGAGTGTTGGTGATGATACTGTTACTTTTAATCTAACCAATGCTGTGAAGTCTCCTATGCTTGAGAATACTTGTTGCAGGATTAACATTGTAGAAGAGATTTCTCTAGACAACATGCCTAGAATGTTGTATGATGATCTATTGCTGGCGACTCTCACCTTGGAGGCCCGAAAAGGAGAAGGAGATTGTGAGATTGATTCCTTGATCTCGGATTTAGATGGAAGTGAAGCTGAGGTATTAGAAACTGTTTGCTCTATTTCCGAGCCACAGGTAACGAAGGTAGAACTAAAACCATTACCATCtcaccttaaatatgcatttctTGATGATAATGAGGATTTTCCTGTGATCGTTAATGCTGCACTCGACGATAGCCAGCTTTCTAAGCTTCTGACCGTGCTCTGTATGCACAAAAAGGCAATCGGGTATAGCATTGACGATCTCAAGGGCATTAGTCCtaacttttgtatgcatagaatCAATTTGGAAGCAGATCACCGCCCTCGCATCCAGCCACAACGTCGTTTGGATCTTAATATGTAA